The following are encoded in a window of Thermococcus alcaliphilus genomic DNA:
- the gatE gene encoding Glu-tRNA(Gln) amidotransferase subunit GatE has protein sequence MNMEFDYKALGLKVGLEIHRQLDTKKLFSPVPSELHEEVDFTVERRLRPTMSELGEIDQAALEEFKKGRVFVYEGNYRYSDLVYLDEEPPHLPDEEALRVALQITYLLNAIPVDEVHFMRKIVIDGSNVSGFQRTAIVGMNGKVDTPWGSVGIPTICLEEDACRIIEQGDKKAVYRLDRLGIPLIEIATTPDIHHPEQAKVVAKFIGDALRATRKVKRGLGTIRQDLNVSIKGGARIEIKGVQELDMIPLIIKREVERQLNLIKIKEELEKRGAKEEELKEEFYDVSDIFANTGSKIIANVLKKGGKVLAIRLPKFRGLIGFEIQPGRRLGTEMADRAKKYVKGIFHIDELPNYGISQEEVDKVVERLDLGELDAFVLVAAEEEIAKKALKEVLQRAREAIRGVPEETRRALPDGNTQYMRPLPGKARMYPETDIPPIFISEELKKEILENLPEYPQARVERYVKEYGIDKSLAQTLVDDERDELFEELIGMGVKPSLAASVLVVVLKGLKKEVPIENITEKHIKDAFKLFLDNRIAKEAFEEIFKELALHPEKTALQVAEEKGLTLLSEEEVERIVEEIVQENIDVVKAKGMGAMGMLMGRTMAKLRGKADGKLVSQLVRKKIQEFSS, from the coding sequence ATAAATATGGAGTTTGATTATAAGGCACTTGGTCTCAAAGTTGGTCTTGAAATTCACAGACAGCTCGATACGAAAAAGCTGTTCTCTCCTGTACCGAGTGAACTTCATGAGGAAGTAGATTTTACAGTTGAGAGAAGACTAAGGCCTACAATGAGCGAGCTTGGAGAGATTGACCAGGCTGCACTTGAAGAGTTCAAAAAGGGTAGGGTTTTTGTCTATGAGGGGAACTACAGGTACAGTGACCTGGTTTATCTGGACGAAGAGCCGCCCCATCTACCGGATGAAGAGGCATTAAGGGTTGCCCTCCAGATTACCTATCTCCTAAATGCCATCCCGGTTGATGAAGTTCATTTTATGAGGAAGATCGTCATAGACGGCTCCAACGTCTCAGGCTTCCAGAGAACTGCCATAGTTGGCATGAACGGTAAGGTGGATACTCCATGGGGGAGCGTTGGGATTCCGACGATCTGTCTTGAAGAAGATGCGTGTAGGATTATAGAGCAGGGAGACAAGAAAGCAGTTTACAGGCTTGACCGTTTGGGGATTCCTTTAATTGAAATAGCAACTACTCCAGACATTCACCATCCGGAACAGGCAAAGGTCGTGGCAAAGTTCATAGGCGATGCTTTGAGGGCAACGCGCAAAGTAAAACGTGGTCTCGGGACAATAAGGCAAGATTTAAACGTTTCCATCAAAGGCGGGGCTAGGATTGAGATTAAGGGTGTTCAAGAGCTGGATATGATACCTTTGATAATTAAGCGCGAAGTTGAGAGACAGCTCAATCTCATAAAGATCAAAGAGGAGCTTGAGAAGAGGGGAGCAAAAGAGGAAGAGCTGAAAGAGGAGTTTTATGACGTGAGCGACATCTTTGCTAACACAGGCTCAAAGATAATTGCCAATGTCTTGAAAAAGGGAGGAAAAGTTTTGGCTATTAGGCTTCCAAAGTTTAGAGGTCTTATAGGCTTCGAAATTCAGCCCGGAAGAAGGCTTGGAACGGAAATGGCTGACAGGGCTAAGAAGTACGTAAAAGGTATATTCCACATTGATGAGCTGCCAAACTATGGCATAAGCCAAGAGGAAGTCGACAAGGTCGTTGAGAGACTCGACCTTGGGGAACTTGATGCCTTTGTGTTAGTTGCGGCTGAGGAAGAGATTGCCAAGAAAGCCCTTAAAGAGGTTCTTCAGAGGGCACGAGAGGCCATTAGAGGCGTCCCCGAGGAAACGAGAAGGGCTTTGCCGGATGGAAATACCCAATACATGCGCCCGCTTCCGGGAAAAGCAAGAATGTATCCAGAAACAGATATTCCGCCGATATTTATCAGTGAAGAGCTTAAGAAAGAGATCTTAGAGAACCTTCCAGAGTATCCACAGGCGAGAGTGGAGCGCTACGTTAAGGAGTACGGCATAGATAAAAGCTTAGCACAGACGTTAGTTGATGATGAGAGAGATGAGCTCTTTGAAGAGCTTATAGGGATGGGTGTTAAACCCTCCTTGGCGGCTTCAGTCCTTGTAGTGGTTCTCAAAGGTCTTAAGAAGGAAGTGCCAATTGAGAACATTACGGAGAAGCACATAAAAGATGCGTTCAAACTTTTCCTCGACAACAGGATAGCAAAGGAGGCATTTGAAGAAATATTCAAGGAGCTTGCACTCCATCCAGAGAAGACCGCTTTGCAGGTTGCAGAGGAGAAAGGACTCACATTGTTAAGTGAAGAAGAAGTTGAGAGAATAGTCGAGGAAATAGTTCAGGAGAACATAGACGTAGTGAAGGCCAAAGGCATGGGTGCAATGGGAATGCTCATGGGAAGGACAATGGCCAAGCTTAGAGGAAAGGCCGATGGAAAGCTGGTTAGCCAGCTCGTGAGGAAAAAGATTCAAGAGTTTAGCTCTTAA